ttttataaagagaaaaagctggGAAAGGTGCCACATTTAATCTTAGTGCTGTCTTGGCAATGGAACCCAATGAAAACTTTGTGGATGTGAGGACAGAGAGTTAATTGCCACGGAAGCATCTTTTCCTGTCCTGTCCGAACTTTTAAAGCAATGCAGCCATGTGGCCAACTTAAAGAAACCTTTGTTCCTGAAATGGGAAATAAGCGGACCAAAGATGTGAAAACTGGGCAGCAGACCAAGTTCCCAGGTGCAAGCACAACAAAAATAGAGATGATCCAAGGAATAACATGGCTTGAAATAGAGGGAAACTCGCATGGGAAGCCATAGTTGATGAGACTGTTACCAAGCCCTTTGAATAATGGCTGTGGGTTTTGAGATACCCAACTGGGTTTGCATGACAGGAAGCTGTGATTCAATCAGCAACAGCTTAAATTAGAACTATGGCTCAAAATGGAGTAGGCAGAGACCCTGAGATGCACCATAGCATCCAAGTGACCGAGAAGCAGTGCATGTAAGAGGGTGTTTTCCCATCGCCCTGGCAGACAACGTGTGAAAATGTTCACAGTTCATGGGAGCTGAGAATGGGAATCCAAGGAAGGGCTTGAAGGAAGGTGATAAAAGCCTGCAGCTGCTTCGAGGGCAGCTCTATGGTTATGGCAGATGATACAAGAGTCACCAGCCAACTggagcctgcagtgcagcaggcccagcactgccaggcgACAGAAGGGATTGTCCTGCTCTCCTTTGCCTGGTGCAGCCTCACTCAAGCAGTGTGTGCAGGTTTGGGCACCACAACATAAGAAGGACATGAAACTATTAGAGGGGATCCAAAAGAGGACTGCAAAGATGGAAGAGGGTCTAGAGGGCAAGACATAAGAGGAGTGTCTCTGGAAAATTAGAAATCTCATGTTTTAAGATATCCCATATTCTGGTGGAGAGATGTACATACATTTTGAACTTTGCTATTGAGATTAAGTTTATCTCACCTGCCGTTTGCTTAGCAAGCCTGTCTAGGTAATAATTACCCTGGCCAAATTTAATTCAATAaaggtttcttctttcttcttcttcgtTTTTTTTTAGAGGAACTTTATAATTTCTTTAGTaggagaaactgaaaaccaCAGGGAATGAAGTGAGAAATCCCCATGGGAATTCATTCAGCTCAGATAGTCTGGACATCTCCcatcaaagggaaaaaagagaatgtgGCTATTGAGGACTCTGATGGTAGTTGGTAGAAATGGGCAGCTTGTGAGAGGTTTCACCCCACTTCAAATGTAAGCTGTCTTCTGCAGGTATCATCTCCTCCTTTAATATGAGATACACCAGTATGCTCCCAACTGCAGTCTATGCAGTGGAGTATGAATCACTGCAGTCAAGGCTGGAAATGCAACCGATGGATCCTTGTTAGTATAAATTACTTAAAATTATCAGTGATCAAAAATAAAGCCTCTTTGTTTTGTCTGCAAGTGATCTGTTGGTCTTGTGTCCTTCTGAGTAACTCAGACACCCAGATGAGGCATGACAGTCACATAGAATTCTGTGGGACCAAACCTGGTGGGCTGTTCTAGATCCTTTCTTGAACTCTGGTCCCATTCGCTGTTTTAGTCTTGGTGGTTGTGTTTAATTTCAAGCTGATGTGTGTCTCCCAGGGAAAGCACAGGCCTGGGACATCTGCCCAGCACTGAGGGAAGGAATTGAGCTCagtgaagagctgctgctgcccttgtTTCTGATTCAGGATTTGAGAGAAATGCAGCTCCAAGGGTTGTTCTTCAGTACACAAATTACCGTGTCTTCTCTAGAGAAAGGACAGGAAAGGGATTTTAGTATTGGCCCCTGGTAACAGCCTTGGTTGATCGATCAGTGGTGCCACCAATCCATCCATCCATATGGATCCAAGGTCATAGTGATGGAGTGTGAATTTCAGGTTGGGCTGCTCGAATGTAAATTTGAGTCCTGTTTTTCCTTAGTGGACAATGATGGTTTTGTGATTAGTGCTACATCTGGGTTACACCGAAAACCACACTTACAAAGGACCACGAGGCATCTGCAGGAGGTTGCAAGCTACTCCTGCCAGCACACAGCCACGACTATTTGTGCCCATGCTTAAGACCCAGCACGCACAAACCAGAAACCCCATTAGTACCATTTCCAAGGGACATCATCATCTCTCCCCACTTTCTCCCTTCAGATGCACACGTGCAGACTGTAAGCTGATTAGATTAATTGCCTTGTTCCTTTTATAATTAATCTTCttgcaattctttttctttttactgtttgtttatGGATGCCACGTTGCTGCCTCCATAAAACACAGGACTTTCTCTGCCCCTGCACTGTAAATCGAGGTCTCTAAGTTGTAGAGCAATTTATCACTGACCATTGCCCGGTTTTATGTTAATGTTTGAACATGGCAATAAAGGAATTACATCATTTTACCTCTGACCAACTTTAGGGCAAAAGGTCCTTATAAAACCAAGCTGTGCATACCAGCAAGGCATCTTCTCTGGTGTTGGTAGCACAGAGAGCCTTCCATCATGAGCTTCACTGGAAAGTATGAGCTCCAGTCCCAAGAGAACTTTGAGCCTTTCATGAAAGCCCTTGGTAAGTACCCGCATGCATTGTGTGCTGCTTTGCCTCGGCAGTTTCTGCTGGTATTTGGAATAGCCCAACTGTGCTGATGTGCTGCTGATGTAGACTGAAAGCAATCTATCAGATTTCCTATTTCTGTCTGTTACTCCGCAGTTGTTGTTTTCTATATATGTGTGCATGGAGATACGACCTCAAAATAGAAGGGAAAGCGTCACTCTCACTGACGGCCCGAGGTCAGGCGATGCTGGGTGTAATTTTACAGCTTGCAGGACAGTCCCAGCAGTCCCTGCAGCCATGTGCCAGCAGGCCGGGTGCTGCAACACGTGCTAAGCCAGCGGGACCTTGCTAACTTCAGGCAGTGGTAGATCTGTCCCATCAGGTTGTGAAACGTGAGAGCGAGCAGGACGCTGCTCacccctgcacagctccagaTGCTACCATTCATCAGAAGAACAGTCAGGCTGTCTAAGTGCTTAGTGATGAAGGTGGCTGGCTCGATTTCCAGCAGGGATTCAGGAGGGGCTGCACTACCTCTGCATAGCAGTGTGCAGGAGGGGGCTGAATCtcaattaaaaggaaaaaaaaaagaaggtttcctccttcttccttgatttattccattttctctgcttgcttctcagtgaaggaaggaaaacttatttctctctgttgctTGGTTGGAGAGATAGCTGTTCTACTTCTACACAACTTGCTTGCACAAGAGAGAACTCTAGTTTCCACACAAAACCCAGGAGGGCATTATTTGTTATTCCTCCTCTCCATCGGGCCCTGTGGCCATTGGGGAGCTGCCAAACTTGAGATGCTCTTCCACAATAGAGGAGAAATCCTCCAAGCTGTGTGTCCTCAGATCCCACAGTGTTCATTAGGTGGCAGCAGTTCACCCAGTGATGGCTCCAAGGTCCTCCTAACATCTCTTGTTCCTGCACAGGGCTTCCTGATGAGCAGATCCAGAAGGGTAAAGACATCAAGAGCATCTCAGAAATTGTGCAGAATGGGAATAAGTTCAAGATTACCGTCACTACTGGCTCCAAAGTAATGACCAATGAGTTCACCATTGGGGAGGAGTGTGAGATGGAGCTGCTGACAGGAGAGAAAGCCAAGGTGAGCCATCAGCTCCCCCTCTGCCCAAGCTGAGGGGTTCAGGGATATTGCATCTTATAGATTCATAGATTCATGGAATCATTGGAGTTGGAAGGCACGCTGAAAGGCTCttcagtccaactcccctgtgaTGAACAGGGACAGCTACATCCAGATCAGGGtgcacagagccctgtccagcctgaccttggatgtctccagggatgaggcaaccaccacatctctgggcaacccattctATTCCGCCATCCCCTGCACATGGGCTAAAAGGAATGACCACATCAAGGGTATTAAATCTGACACTGGGGCAAGAGCTGGGTAATTCTCCAGCTCCTTTCTGCCTCTTGCAGTTTACATGTGTGATTTAATGCAATGGGAAGGGCCTAATAGGTGAAACCAAGCCTGTAGGTGTGATactcactgctctgctccttgcaggCCCTCTGCAAGTCTCTTAACAATAACTTTCTGAAAGTGACAGTGTATTGCTGTGTGACCTTCTGACAAACTCACACCCTGGCTTGCTGAGGTTTCCACCTCCCCTCTGCTTGTACAAGGCACCGTACATCCTCTCAGAATCTCTGCAGATAAAGCTCTGCATTCCTAAGGCTGTTTTGTTGGAAATACAGGAAGCCAGTGTTTTAATAGCTGGTTTGGAAAAGGAGGATAGAGAGGCTTTGGTAAATTCTTC
This DNA window, taken from Excalfactoria chinensis isolate bCotChi1 chromosome 4, bCotChi1.hap2, whole genome shotgun sequence, encodes the following:
- the FABP1 gene encoding fatty acid-binding protein, liver — protein: MSFTGKYELQSQENFEPFMKALGLPDEQIQKGKDIKSISEIVQNGNKFKITVTTGSKVMTNEFTIGEECEMELLTGEKAKCIVNMEGNNKLVANLKGLKSVTELNGDTITHTMTKGDLTYKRISKRI